The Hippoglossus stenolepis isolate QCI-W04-F060 chromosome 3, HSTE1.2, whole genome shotgun sequence genomic sequence GTTTAAAGTAATTGAGACGTATCATCAGCGTAGGAATGGTAGGAAACATTGAGGGAGCATGTATTGATTGAATTATATTAAGTTTCTGCCCTATATCCTACACACTGGCCCTTTAAAACAAGATGTTGACACAGGGTCCTGCTACAAGACAAGGTCGCGATGGGGGATTGAGGACCCATCGCGTGGCCTTGTCTTGTAGCATAGTTGACACTGGACCTCAGTGTTTCATCAAAATATTTTGATCTGAATTAATTTGGCTTTCCTCCACAACATGATATGGAGCCAAGCTGACATCTGGGTGTATTCACAGAATGTGAATCATTAAATTGTGGTTGACAAGGTTCCAGTTAATTGACCTGCTCTTCCTcgttcctcctgctcttcctcatTCCATTCATCATCTACTGGAAATGAGTTATTTACATTCATTAGTCAAAATTATTTGCTTTGAATTATCTGTGTGAGGCtgttacaactttatttttaattattataatattatttcttCGAGGCAATTGTATTGAATAAGCCAAAACcgattatgattattatatgtTTGAGAATGTCTGACACTTGTACGTCTCATCAGGTCAAAACAAGTTCGGTAGGTTTTGTAAATGTCATCTGCTGAAGGCCTCAGTACCCTGAAGGACTTTTTTTAAAACGTAGAAAGTATCTTCTAGATTGTTAGCAGATGCAGCTTGTTCCTGTAAATGTATCCTACAATCAGACATGACTTGGTGTGACGATAACATGTAAACAACCTGTGAGCCCACAGTCTGTCATACTACACAAATGCGGGCAAAGGAGGTTGACCTATTTGTGGTGTGTGAACTGTTGGATATGTGACATAACATCCCTACAATGGAAAAGGCCCACAGGGGATTTAGTTAAAGAAAGGGTTATGTTGCACAAGCAAACAGATTTGATCATTTTCTTGAGTGAATTACATCTGAAATACCACACAtcatgtgtttgaatgtgtagTATTAGTATACTACTTAAAAATTGACAAAGTGCACAATGAGAGCAGAATATCAGCAGGACATGATAAAGGCTTGGGTCCCACTAACTGATGTTGAAGTCCTGTCTTGTGGAAGATTTGATTGGGGCTCAGCAGCTAATAGTTTTTGTTTCTGGACTTTCTCgtatttaactttattaagTACTGTTAGCGAATGCTGGATTGCTGGAATGTAATCTTTCAGCAGAGGATGAACTTATAGCGGCTGTGTGCTAAATAACCTGCTGTGCAGTAACAGAATCAAAGCAAACAGTGCAAAGAAAGGCCACTGTCAGTTTTACATTATGTTACTAGAACTTTCCCAACCAAGGGCCTTACGTCAGTGAACTCCTGACATCTGGCGGTGAAAGTGTGTCACTACACTTTGAAAATGGTCCGCGCGAGGAACTTCAATCAATTAACCTCTTCATTGGCCGTGCAGCACTTTAATGTCACCACGCGTGATgacctgtgttgtgtttgtcgCCAGGGACGCTAAAGGTGCAGTGTTCCCTTTAAGAAGTCTGTCAGCTGCTCGGCGCCTGATCACGGCGCGTAAACTGAACTGTGTTGTTGGTGGTTAGtagctagctgttagctgttagcagtTACTTAGCTCACATTAGCGCTGCTCTCGTTCTTTAGCACCACTTTGTGGTGTGATTGTTATTTTTAGGTAATGTAAATCACTGGAAATGACATGAACATGGAACCAAGTTCGTTTAGacaatacttttatttatttacatttacttggaatataaaacacaaaagcattTTAGAAAACAGTACAAAACTCTGATAAACAAAGTGGCCCTCTCCCAGCACAACCAAGTGGCAACCTAgcgtgacgtcacccattggtttgtgaacttcCTCTTGATTGTTTGCCAGGAGCCGAGCGGCCTCCAGGTCAGACAGCGGACCTGTGCAGTATCCGTACAACTGGCAGCGTCCGAACGAGTCCTGGTGCCACACCTGGAGGTGAACCTTCGGCCAGCCCTGGATTCCCTTGGTTGCGTAGTGCAGATCGATCGGGTGGCTCCAGAACGCCATGTCTCCGGTTTGGGGGACATCCACCTGGGTCTGACCCTCCTTCAGCCCGGACAGAAGCCGCCATGCTCCTCCCGTGTGAACTCCCCATTTGCAAAACAGGCTGTTCTGTGGGAAACCACTTGCCCCTACGATCTGGCCAATAACATGCAGCTCCGCCATGTCACAAACTTCtcttcacacaaaaacatgcgGCGACAGAGATCCCCTTTTCCCGAGTCTAACCGCTAACTGAGATTAGCAGCCTGCTAGCCTCACAGCTCACAGTTAGGGGAAGGCCAAATTCACCATCTTGATTGTTTGAAGACAGGCTGAGGGTTTAGGATCTCCGCGGTATTACACTTTTAAGCACTTCCGCATATGCTTCTTCTTTTGGAGCCGGAAGCACTGTCCATCTTTTATTTACGCTCTATGTACACAACACGCAGTCCATAACATTGTTCAGGGAGTCCCTTTCATTTCACTGCATTAACTCTCAAAGCCATATTTGTCGAAGTGTCTCATGATGATGCCGAGCTCTAGTTCCACGGTCCCCATGGCTTTGGTGTGCAGTCTGTATCTATCCGCTCCGCTGTATATGAGATCTGGGCTGCGGAGCTGGGCTCCTCCGCCAACGAACATTTGTGCGACCTGCTCCTGCCAGGAGCCGAGTGGCCTCCAGGTCACACAGCGGACCCTGTGGTGTCCGGGGCTGGACGGGAAGTGGCAGTATCCGTACCCGAACAACTGGCAACGTCCAAACCAGTCCTGGTGCCACACCTGGAGGTGAACCTTCGGCCAGCCCTGGATTCCCTTGGTTGCGTAGTGCAGATCTATCGGGTGGCTCCAGAACGCCATGTCTCCAATCTGGGGGACATCCACCTGGGTCTGACCCTCCTTTACCCCGGAAAGAAGCCGCCATGCTCCTCCCGTGTGAACTCCCCATTTGCAAAACAGGCTGTTCTGTGGGAAACCACTTGCCCCGACAATCTGGCCGATAACATGCAGCTCCGCCATGTAACAAACGTCtcttcacacaaaaacatgcgGTGACGGAGATCCTCTTTTCCCGAGTTTAACAGCTAACTGAGATTAGCAGCCTGCGAGCAACACAGCTCACAGTAAGGGAtgctcaaatcgtggcagcagTAGCTCGTAGAGGCCcttccggtgtcaacagaaactgccaccgATATGTGAAGGCAGCggcctttgttgccacactgttcaaAGGCAACTGCCTttgtttccacactgtttggcatctgccccTGTTGCCACAAGTGTTTGGGGGCAGTTGTCACTGCTCCAGTCCACACTGTCTGAGAGGaactaaagctgtttgtgatttattcaatgAGATATATACTGGTTTATGAAAGTTTATTAGATAGTTTGTTAGCTCTCAGGGGGGTTGGACTCAAAATTAATCAAGAAAAGCTCCACATCTAACAGATCCATATGCATGATCTTGGTGTCTATGGATAGGTAAAAACTCAAAGACTGTATTCCCAGTATCAGTTACAGTGTGACTGATACTGTGCCTTTATcctgttaaaataaagtgaaatgtacTGATATTGaactgttatttatactttCCTGGCTAACCAGTAATTTCAAGTAAATCTCCACCAAGGTTACCAAGTacaacttgaaaaataaaaataatgttgctTTTGATGACAGATAGACATTCATAATGTGTAAATAATCACCTTTTATGTTTGAGTAATTTATGCAAATGCAGGTGCTTTACTTACTTTATGTATGGTGCATTTTCCAAAGATATATGTATTAACCATACAACCTCACAGCAATTCTGGGTTGGGTGGTTTTCAAGTATAGAAAACTATTCAAATTGCACAAAGAGTGTGAGGAATAGGGATTTAATTGGGGCTCAGCTGCTAATAGTTTTTGTGTCTGGCCTTTCTCGTATTTAACACTGTGGCATCATGATACAATCTGTTGTCATAAATATGTGAGCACTTTATTAAGTACTGT encodes the following:
- the LOC118105106 gene encoding B9 domain-containing protein 2, which produces MAELHVIGQIVGASGFPQNSLFCKWGVHTGGAWRLLSGVKEGQTQVDVPQIGDMAFWSHPIDLHYATKGIQGWPKVHLQVWHQDWFGRCQLFGYGYCHFPSSPGHHRVRCVTWRPLGSWQEQVAQMFVGGGAQLRSPDLIYSGADRYRLHTKAMGTVELELGIIMRHFDKYGFES